The following coding sequences lie in one uncultured Flavobacterium sp. genomic window:
- a CDS encoding S8 family peptidase: MSHIKPFTLSAWVLLALAGSATAQAQVSTSKQAITAPLAIVKKAPLSENELKRWSHLDLIKDSIPGMSVDRAYAELLQGKTGKKVIVGIVDSGVDIEHPDLQGMIWTNPKEIPGNGIDDDKNGFIDDVHGWNFLGDAVHENLEMTRIVKKGDDGSAQYKAALAQYEEKSSKVLEDKQQVDFLLDVHNTIKKELNKTTYKLEDLSTITSTDPKVVRSKMIMTQIFTNGGPTFDPEAELEDYRESVYDQFNYNLNKDYDGRKIVGDNPEDIKNTHYGNNVVFGPDKEKALHGTHVAGIIGQIRGNNLGGDGVSNNVEILTVRAVPDGDEYDKDIALAIRYAVDNGAKVINGSFGKSFSPHKQWVYDAIKYAAKKDVLIVHAAGNDGYNIDETKNINYPNDSEDNIKEFANNVITIGAINNHYGETVVAGFSNFGKINVDVFAPGEEIYATVPNNKYKYLQGTSMASPNAAGVAALIRSYYPKLKAAQVKQILMDSGVALPSKVVLGENPNRDEKAVAVSSAESSRTAKMVNAYNALLMAEKMSKK, from the coding sequence ATGAGTCATATAAAACCTTTTACTTTATCAGCTTGGGTATTACTTGCTTTAGCAGGTAGCGCAACCGCACAGGCACAAGTTTCAACTTCAAAGCAGGCAATTACAGCACCTTTAGCAATTGTCAAAAAAGCACCACTTAGCGAAAATGAATTAAAAAGATGGAGTCATCTTGATTTAATCAAAGATTCGATTCCGGGAATGAGTGTTGATAGGGCTTACGCCGAATTATTACAAGGAAAAACCGGTAAAAAAGTAATTGTAGGTATCGTAGATTCTGGTGTCGATATTGAGCATCCGGATTTACAAGGAATGATCTGGACAAACCCTAAAGAAATTCCGGGTAACGGAATCGATGACGATAAAAACGGATTTATCGATGACGTTCACGGATGGAATTTCCTTGGTGATGCCGTTCATGAAAACCTTGAAATGACACGTATCGTTAAAAAAGGTGATGACGGATCAGCACAATACAAAGCAGCTTTAGCACAATATGAAGAAAAATCAAGCAAAGTTCTGGAAGACAAACAACAAGTAGACTTTTTACTAGATGTTCATAATACTATTAAAAAGGAGTTGAATAAAACGACTTACAAACTTGAAGATTTAAGCACAATTACTTCAACAGATCCAAAAGTGGTTAGAAGTAAAATGATTATGACTCAAATTTTTACTAACGGAGGACCAACTTTTGATCCTGAAGCCGAATTAGAAGATTATAGAGAATCAGTTTACGACCAATTCAATTATAATTTGAACAAAGATTATGACGGAAGAAAAATTGTAGGCGATAATCCTGAAGACATTAAAAACACTCATTATGGTAATAATGTTGTTTTTGGTCCGGATAAAGAAAAGGCACTTCACGGAACTCACGTTGCCGGAATTATTGGCCAAATTCGTGGAAATAATTTAGGAGGAGACGGTGTTTCTAATAATGTCGAAATCTTGACTGTAAGAGCTGTTCCTGATGGAGATGAGTACGATAAAGATATCGCATTAGCAATTCGTTATGCAGTAGATAATGGAGCAAAAGTAATTAACGGAAGTTTCGGAAAAAGTTTTTCTCCACACAAACAATGGGTTTATGATGCGATAAAATATGCTGCTAAAAAAGATGTTTTAATTGTGCATGCAGCCGGTAATGACGGATACAATATTGATGAAACAAAAAACATCAATTACCCAAATGATTCTGAAGATAACATCAAAGAATTTGCTAATAATGTAATTACGATTGGAGCTATAAATAACCACTACGGAGAAACTGTAGTAGCCGGTTTTTCTAACTTCGGAAAAATAAACGTTGACGTTTTTGCTCCGGGAGAAGAGATCTATGCAACAGTTCCAAACAATAAATACAAATATTTACAAGGAACATCAATGGCGTCGCCAAATGCAGCCGGAGTTGCAGCGTTGATTCGTTCATATTATCCAAAACTAAAAGCAGCTCAGGTAAAACAAATTTTAATGGATTCAGGAGTTGCTCTTCCATCAAAGGTGGTTTTAGGTGAAAATCCAAATCGAGATGAAAAAGCTGTTGCAGTTTCTTCTGCTGAGTCATCACGAACAGCTAAAATGGTCAATGCTTATAATGCTTTATTAATGGCAGAAAAAATGTCTAAGAAATAA
- a CDS encoding M1 family metallopeptidase — protein MRKIIVLSFLSLGLNSVFAQNAPYWQQHVDYKMEVSMDVKNYQYKGKQELVYTNNSPDTLRKVFYHLYPNAFQPGSEMDARLHSIKDPDGRMVSKVKDADGKEVKQSRIETLKPNEIGYLKITNLKQDGVTAQTRTSGTILEVTLAKPILPNSTTTFTLDFDGQVPVQIRRSGRNNSEGVELSMSQWYPKLAEFDFEGWHADPYIAREFHGVWGNFDVKITIDKDYTIGGSGYLQDKNQIGHGYEDAGVTVVYPKKTKTLTWHFIAPMVHDFTWAADKEYVHDIVKGPNDVDLHYFYKNNPKTAENWKKLEPLMAKVMDFYNHKVGAYPYKQYSFIQGGDGGMEYAMCTLMLGNGTLEGILGTATHEMGHSWFQHILASNESKHPWMDEGFTTYIEDMALNELKGDKKVENPFKGNYAAYYKLVESGKEQPQTTHGDRYDENRPYSISSYVKGSIFLSQLEYVIGKDNVDATLKRYYNDFKFKHPSPNDIKRTAERVSGAELDWYLVDWAETANTIDYGIKDVADNSGKTTVSLERIGRMPMPIDLTVEYTDGTSESFYIPLRMMNFIKPNPNPNVKRTVLDDWAWAMSNYSFTIDKNKTAIKKITIDPSGLMADIKAANNVYEVK, from the coding sequence ATGCGAAAAATTATAGTACTATCTTTTTTGAGTTTAGGTTTAAACTCAGTATTTGCACAAAATGCTCCCTATTGGCAACAACATGTTGATTACAAAATGGAAGTATCTATGGATGTAAAAAACTATCAATACAAAGGAAAACAGGAATTGGTTTATACCAATAATTCACCTGATACTTTAAGAAAAGTTTTTTATCATTTATATCCAAATGCTTTTCAGCCAGGAAGTGAAATGGATGCACGCCTGCATTCTATAAAAGATCCTGACGGAAGAATGGTTAGTAAAGTAAAAGATGCCGATGGTAAAGAGGTAAAACAAAGCCGAATTGAAACGTTGAAGCCAAATGAAATTGGGTATTTAAAAATTACAAATCTTAAACAAGATGGAGTAACGGCTCAAACCAGAACATCAGGAACTATTCTTGAAGTTACTCTGGCTAAGCCAATTTTACCTAATTCAACAACTACATTTACGTTAGATTTTGACGGACAAGTTCCGGTTCAAATTCGTCGTTCAGGTCGTAATAATTCAGAAGGTGTAGAGCTTTCAATGTCACAATGGTATCCAAAATTAGCCGAATTTGATTTCGAAGGCTGGCATGCAGATCCGTATATTGCCAGAGAATTTCACGGCGTTTGGGGTAATTTTGATGTAAAAATCACAATCGATAAAGACTATACAATTGGAGGTTCAGGATATTTACAAGACAAAAACCAAATTGGGCACGGATACGAAGATGCTGGTGTAACAGTTGTTTATCCAAAAAAGACAAAAACATTAACATGGCATTTTATTGCGCCAATGGTACACGATTTTACCTGGGCTGCAGACAAAGAATATGTACATGATATTGTAAAAGGACCAAATGATGTTGATTTACATTATTTCTACAAAAACAATCCAAAAACCGCTGAAAACTGGAAAAAGTTAGAGCCTTTAATGGCTAAAGTAATGGATTTTTACAACCATAAAGTTGGTGCATATCCATACAAACAATATTCATTTATTCAAGGTGGAGACGGCGGAATGGAGTATGCAATGTGTACTTTAATGCTAGGAAACGGAACTCTTGAAGGTATTCTGGGAACAGCAACTCACGAAATGGGACATTCTTGGTTTCAGCATATTTTAGCTTCAAACGAATCAAAACACCCATGGATGGATGAAGGTTTTACAACTTACATCGAAGACATGGCTTTGAATGAATTAAAGGGAGATAAAAAAGTTGAGAATCCGTTTAAAGGAAATTATGCAGCTTACTATAAATTAGTAGAATCCGGAAAAGAACAACCACAAACGACTCATGGAGATCGTTATGATGAAAACAGACCTTACAGTATTTCATCTTATGTAAAAGGAAGTATCTTTTTATCACAATTAGAATATGTAATTGGTAAAGACAATGTAGATGCAACTTTAAAAAGATATTACAACGATTTTAAATTCAAACATCCTTCTCCAAATGATATCAAAAGAACAGCTGAAAGAGTTTCTGGTGCTGAATTAGACTGGTATTTGGTTGATTGGGCCGAAACTGCCAATACAATTGATTACGGAATCAAAGATGTTGCCGATAATTCAGGTAAAACAACCGTTAGTTTAGAGAGAATTGGCAGAATGCCAATGCCAATTGATTTAACTGTTGAATATACTGACGGAACTTCTGAGAGTTTCTACATTCCGTTAAGAATGATGAATTTTATTAAACCAAATCCAAATCCAAACGTAAAAAGAACAGTTCTGGATGACTGGGCTTGGGCAATGTCAAACTACAGTTTTACAATTGATAAAAATAAAACGGCAATCAAAAAAATCACGATTGATCCAAGCGGATTAATGGCTGATATTAAAGCCGCGAATAATGTTTATGAAGTGAAATAA